CAATGGAAAACTTAATAATAATGACAgaattgtaatttatttatttattttttaataaaatatctgaatatttcattaattaaaaagttaCGAGCATACATCGTAAAGCATAAAGCTCTAGTGCTCTACAAAATCAtagtcacatgctatgaggttacaaagtcatagatacaaacaaaatacttacaataaagtgctatATATGACTTTCATGTTCTGCTAACTcatgtataaaaatagttaaagaacaTATCTGCTATGaacagactagatctaagacaagaaTAGTCAAATATCAtcgaaaattttatttaaaccgACCGTGAAAGAAAACCCTTCGTACCGAACTATTTAGGCCGTGAGATATAACCCCTCACACCTAACTAACCTCCATCCTATAGATCGCCCATAATGGTagatctaaagagaataaaactcttattcaaagtaaaaaaaaatataagcaacAAACAGCAGAGCTGCCAAGGAAGAGATGAACCGTGAATGACATAACACGGAGGTAGATGGACAGATACGTAATGGAGAAGTTAAAATTGTTGATGTGGTCAAAGAACacttacaaataaaagaaaaaactaaaataaaaagaagatggTAGGAGCGGAgagtaaaaatgaaaattacaaaatggaTATGAATCACCTCTATTATAGAtaggaaaattacaaaattatttcaCGTGATTCAAGCAAAATAGAACCTTTCAAAGAGATGGTGCATTTGAAGTTGTAATAAATAACTGTATGGATTATGAGGTTTCAAAAGcaacaaataattatttatggTATGTCTGTATAATAAATAActctttttatataaatttcgGTTATTAGTCCCATAGAGCCATTATGAAATTATGAAGttactctaaaaaaattataaaaaaaaaaaaaaaaaaaaaatgaaaaacaaaagaaataaaaaggtATGGGGCTGGCGGGGTGGTCAGCCCAAcccataccttttttttttattataatttttcaaagataaatttgtaattttctaaTAATTTCGCAGCAAAAATGACTATAACTTAAAGTTATTTGTCACTTTTGAAatcctaaaaaattatttgtcgaAACCACGTGGAGTTATTTTACAATTTTGTCCTTTTAGGGTAGCTTTGTTGGTAAATACCGGACGAGGCCCAGAAAAAATGGGCTGATAACTGGGCCCGGCCAGTGAACCCTTTCTTATTTAGTGATATAATATATAATCTAGTTTAAGTCTTTTGTTACTGGTAAGTTAGGCTATTAAACACTTATAAGTTATAAGCCTAAAAGACAATAAAGGCATGTGCCAAGGCAAGCCATTTCCAGTTCTTTATATCAGATATTTCTTGTAGTTTGAGCAACCGCCTTTTCTCTCTGTTAGAAATTTAGTTCAAAAACCTGAAACAGAGGGACAAAGCTTAAAGATAAGTTTAATGCTCACCAACCGCCTTTGAActcctcactctctctctctctctctctctctctctcttgtacTCTCTCCTTTATTCTCAGCTCACAGGCTCATACCCAtttgctttctctctctctctctctctctcggaaaGGATGAGTAAACAAGATTTCTCCAAGCAACAGGTACACCCTTTTAACTGTTTTCGTGTTTCATGTTCTGAAAAATGAAACTGTTTAAAGCACTTTTTCATTTCCTCTGCTGTTTCTCAATCgatgagtgtttttttttttttttcgttttaacTCTTATTTAAGTTGTTTTGGGGTTGCTTTTGCTTGCAGTTGCAGACTTGTGTCCTTCGAGTGCACATACACTGCGATGGGTGTAAGCAGAAAGTAAAGAAACTGTTGCAGAAAATAGATGGTTCGTACCTTGTTATCAaaccatttttctcattttatgTTCATTTTGTTGGTGGTTTTTCTAGTCTATGTGTTTATGGTTTCTCTGGGTCGATATAGTTTCATTTTaggctcattttttttttcttttctttttgtgtagAAGTATATGCTGTCAACATAGATGCAGAGCAAGGGAAGGTGACTGTTATAGGAGTTGTTGATCCAGCCAAACTAATAAAGAAGCTGGAGAAGTCAGGGAAGCACGCAGAGCTATGGGGGCCTCAAAAGGGTTCAAACAACAACCAAAACTTTCTCAATAACCAGTTCAAAAACATGCAAATTCAGAACGGCAAAGGGGGAAAAGACAACAAGTCTCAAAAGGGTGGCCAACAACAAGCACATCACCAAATGAAAGGGGGTAAAGATCTCAAGGTACCCTTTAAAGACCAGAAATCTGTCAAGTTCAATTTGCCTGAGGATGAATTTGATTTAAGTGATGGTGAATTTGAGGACTTTGATGATTATGATGACGAATTTGATGATGAATTGGATGATGGTGACGATTATGAGTTTGGTCATGGCCATCAATTACCCAACAAGATGTTGCCGAATATGATGGGTAAAGGGCATGGACCACATGGGCCTAATGTTGTAATGAATGGGCCTCTCATGAGTGATAAAAGGGGTGGTGGTGGCCCTGGTGGGGGTGGGAATGCCAAGAAAGGTGGTGTTATTGATATTCCTTTACAATTGAAGGGTGGAAATAAGGATGGTAAGAATGGTAATGTTGGAAAgaaaggtggtggtggtggaaaTAAGAAGGGAGGGAAACAAAACCAgggtggtggaggaggagaTAAAAAGGGTGGCAAAAGTGGTGGTGGATTTCTAGGTGGGTTGCTGGGGTTTGGCAGAAGTAGTAGCAAAAAAGAGAGTGGTGGGTATATGGAGCTTGGTAGAAGTAATAGCAAAAAAGAGAGTGGTGGGTTGCTGGGATTTGGCAGAAGTAATAGCAAAAAAGAGAGTGGTGCTAAGAGTAGCAATAATTATGGAAGCAAGGGTGGTGGTGGAAACAATAATAGCAATGGGGGTAAGAAAGGTGGAGCCAAGAGTGATGGGGTCTATGAAATCAACAAAAGCAAAAATGGGTTCCATGATATTGATGTTACAGCCCCCAATCATGGGAAAGGAGGCAAAGGTGGTGGTGGGAATGGGCATGGGCATGGGAATGGGAGTGTTGGTCAGATGAGCCAGAGAGAGCAAATGGTCCAAATGGGCCCTAATGGTAACTATCCAATGGGTCCAATGGGCCAAAGGGGACAAATGGGCCATATGGGTAACTATCCAATGGGTCAGATGGGAAATGTTCCAGCAGTGCAAGGTCTACCTGCGCAAGCGGCGATGAACGGTCTACCTGGGCCAACGGCGGCGGCAATGAACGGTGGATATTATCAAGGAATTGGGCCAGCCAATGCGTACAACCAACAACAATACATGGCGGCGATGATGATGAATCAACAAAGGGCAAATGGGAACGATATGTACCAACCAATGATGAATCAACAAAGGCCAAATGGGAACGATATGTACCAACCAATGATGAATCAACAAAGGCCAAATGGGAATGATATGTACCAAGCAATGATGATGAATCAACAAAGGGCAAATGGGAATGACATGTACCAACCGATGATGTACGCCCGGCCGCATCCAGCCGCTCATTACATGCCGCCGCAGCCGATGTCAGCTCCGATGcctgatccttacactcacatGTTTAGTGATGAGAATGCTAATAGTTGCA
Above is a genomic segment from Alnus glutinosa chromosome 12, dhAlnGlut1.1, whole genome shotgun sequence containing:
- the LOC133852250 gene encoding heavy metal-associated isoprenylated plant protein 34-like isoform X2; translated protein: MSKQDFSKQQLQTCVLRVHIHCDGCKQKVKKLLQKIDEVYAVNIDAEQGKVTVIGVVDPAKLIKKLEKSGKHAELWGPQKGSNNNQNFLNNQFKNMQIQNGKGGKDNKSQKGGQQQAHHQMKGGKDLKVPFKDQKSVKFNLPEDEFDLSDGEFEDFDDYDDEFDDELDDGDDYEFGHGHQLPNKMLPNMMGKGHGPHGPNVVMNGPLMSDKRGGGGPGGGGNAKKGGVIDIPLQLKGGNKDGKNGNVGKKGGGGGNKKGGKQNQGGGGGDKKGGKSGGGFLGGLLGFGRSSSKKESGGYMELGRSNSKKESGGLLGFGRSNSKKESGAKSSNNYGSKGGGGNNNSNGGKKGGAKSDGVYEINKSKNGFHDIDVTAPNHGKGGKGGGGNGHGHGNGSVGQMSQREQMVQMGPNGNYPMGPMGQRGQMGHMGNYPMGQMGNVPAVQGLPAQAAMNGLPGPTAAAMNGGYYQGIGPANAYNQQQYMAAMMMNQQRANGNDMYQPMMNQQRPNGNDMYQAMMMNQQRANGNDMYQPMMYARPHPAAHYMPPQPMSAPMPDPYTHMFSDENANSCSIM
- the LOC133852250 gene encoding heavy metal-associated isoprenylated plant protein 34-like isoform X1, with translation MSKQDFSKQQLQTCVLRVHIHCDGCKQKVKKLLQKIDEVYAVNIDAEQGKVTVIGVVDPAKLIKKLEKSGKHAELWGPQKGSNNNQNFLNNQFKNMQIQNGKGGKDNKSQKGGQQQAHHQMKGGKDLKVPFKDQKSVKFNLPEDEFDLSDGEFEDFDDYDDEFDDELDDGDDYEFGHGHQLPNKMLPNMMGKGHGPHGPNVVMNGPLMSDKRGGGGPGGGGNAKKGGVIDIPLQLKGGNKDGKNGNVGKKGGGGGNKKGGKQNQGGGGGDKKGGKSGGGFLGGLLGFGRSSSKKESGGYMELGRSNSKKESGGLLGFGRSNSKKESGAKSSNNYGSKGGGGNNNSNGGKKGGAKSDGVYEINKSKNGFHDIDVTAPNHGKGGKGGGGNGHGHGNGSVGQMSQREQMVQMGPNGNYPMGPMGQRGQMGHMGNYPMGQMGNVPAVQGLPAQAAMNGLPGPTAAAMNGGYYQGIGPANAYNQQQYMAAMMMNQQRANGNDMYQPMMNQQRPNGNDMYQPMMNQQRPNGNDMYQAMMMNQQRANGNDMYQPMMYARPHPAAHYMPPQPMSAPMPDPYTHMFSDENANSCSIM